The Actinomycetota bacterium genome has a segment encoding these proteins:
- a CDS encoding MerR family transcriptional regulator produces MGMTVGEVARVAGISVRTLHHYDEIGLLRPTGRSDAGYRLYENDDLALLQQIMFFRELGFGLPEIGRITGDPAFDRLDALRMQRRMLEGKSAQLAHMIDAVDAAIASAQKGVTMAKEDMFEAFGEFDPAKYEDEVRERWGETDAYKESAKRTARYTKEDWKRFKDESEEIGLSIAALMDEGVASDDPRAMDAVERYRLQIDQWFYPCSHEMHVGLGEMYVADPRFTAAYEKVHVGMAQFVCDAIRANAARAADS; encoded by the coding sequence ATGGGCATGACAGTCGGAGAGGTCGCGCGCGTCGCGGGGATCAGCGTCAGGACGCTGCATCACTATGACGAGATCGGCCTGCTCAGGCCAACGGGGCGCTCCGACGCCGGATACCGGCTCTACGAAAACGACGATCTGGCCCTGCTGCAGCAGATCATGTTCTTCCGTGAGCTCGGCTTCGGGCTTCCCGAGATCGGCCGAATCACGGGCGATCCCGCCTTCGATCGCCTCGATGCGCTGCGCATGCAGCGCCGGATGCTTGAAGGCAAGTCCGCGCAACTCGCGCACATGATCGACGCGGTCGACGCCGCAATCGCAAGCGCGCAGAAGGGAGTCACCATGGCCAAGGAAGACATGTTCGAGGCGTTCGGCGAGTTCGATCCCGCCAAGTATGAGGACGAAGTCCGGGAGCGCTGGGGCGAGACAGACGCGTACAAGGAGTCCGCCAAGCGCACGGCCCGCTACACCAAGGAGGACTGGAAGCGCTTCAAGGACGAATCCGAGGAGATCGGACTATCGATCGCCGCGCTCATGGACGAAGGCGTCGCCTCGGACGACCCACGCGCCATGGACGCCGTCGAGCGCTACCGGCTGCAGATCGATCAGTGGTTCTACCCATGCTCCCACGAGATGCATGTGGGACTGGGCGAGATGTACGTCGCCGACCCGCGCTTCACGGCAGCCTACGAGAAGGTCCACGTCGGCATGGCGCAGTTCGTTTGCGACGCTATCCGAGCGAATGCGGCACGTGCGGCAGACTCCTAG
- the typA gene encoding translational GTPase TypA: protein MRQNDVRNIAIIAHVDHGKTTLVDRLLQTTHVFRDNQDVPDCVLDSNDQERERGITILAKNISIRYRDTKINVIDTPGHADFGGEVERVLKMADGALLIVDAFDGPMPQTRFVLKHALEHGLKPVVVVNKIDRDGARPHEVVDAVFDLMVELGADDSQLDFPVVYTSAVSGFARLDPDDGGADMLPLLDTIIDSVPPPDVDVDGPVAMQVCTIDHSTFVGRIGIGRVFSGTMRSGDRILVVKNDGSRYQSVVKQLLTFEGMGRVEAQAVHAGDICAVVGVEDADIGDMFTCRIDPVRLDPIHVEEPTMSVVFSASTSPLVGQEGTVVGGRQLKERLLYEAESNISMRIAETEDRSGMEVSGRGVLHLSVLMETMRREGYEFQVGRPQVILKKEGGKTFEPIEHAVVDVPSEYAGKVIEIFGSRGGEMTDMVQHDARVHLEFKIATRGVMGLRTRILNATRGEATLFHHFREYGPFRGEIGGRINGSMIAMSTEKSVAYGLDALQTRGKMFVGPGVMCYEGMIVGEHAKDSDLVVNVAKAKQLTNMRAAAADKGIQLAPPITFTLEEALEYIEDDELVEVTPKSIRLRKRQLNEKDRKKTRNA, encoded by the coding sequence ATGCGCCAGAACGACGTTCGTAACATCGCCATCATCGCGCACGTCGACCACGGCAAGACCACGCTGGTCGACAGGCTGCTGCAGACTACCCATGTGTTTCGTGACAACCAGGACGTCCCCGACTGCGTGCTGGACAGCAACGACCAGGAGCGCGAGCGCGGCATCACCATCCTGGCGAAGAACATCTCGATCCGGTATCGGGACACCAAGATCAACGTCATCGACACTCCCGGGCACGCCGATTTCGGCGGCGAGGTGGAGCGAGTGCTGAAGATGGCCGACGGTGCACTGCTTATCGTGGACGCATTCGACGGTCCAATGCCGCAGACGCGCTTCGTTCTCAAGCACGCGCTCGAGCACGGGCTGAAGCCGGTCGTGGTGGTGAACAAGATCGACCGCGACGGTGCCCGACCGCACGAGGTCGTCGATGCGGTCTTCGATCTAATGGTCGAGCTGGGCGCGGACGACAGCCAGCTCGATTTCCCCGTTGTGTACACATCTGCGGTCAGTGGCTTCGCGCGGCTTGACCCAGATGACGGAGGCGCGGACATGCTTCCTCTGCTCGACACAATCATCGACTCCGTTCCCCCGCCCGACGTTGATGTTGACGGTCCCGTTGCCATGCAAGTCTGCACGATCGACCACAGCACGTTTGTGGGCCGCATCGGGATTGGGCGCGTGTTCTCCGGAACCATGCGGTCCGGGGACAGGATCCTGGTCGTCAAGAACGACGGCAGCCGCTACCAGTCGGTCGTCAAACAGCTACTCACATTCGAGGGCATGGGTCGTGTCGAAGCCCAGGCCGTGCATGCAGGTGACATTTGCGCGGTCGTCGGCGTCGAGGACGCGGACATCGGCGACATGTTCACCTGCCGCATCGACCCGGTACGCCTCGACCCGATCCACGTTGAGGAGCCGACGATGTCGGTCGTGTTCTCTGCCTCCACCAGCCCGCTCGTAGGGCAGGAGGGCACCGTCGTCGGCGGTCGCCAGCTCAAGGAGCGGCTGCTGTACGAGGCCGAAAGCAACATCTCGATGCGGATCGCCGAGACAGAGGACCGCAGCGGCATGGAGGTCTCAGGCCGAGGAGTGCTCCATCTGTCGGTTCTCATGGAGACGATGCGCCGCGAGGGCTACGAGTTCCAGGTCGGGCGCCCGCAGGTGATTCTCAAGAAAGAGGGCGGCAAGACCTTCGAGCCGATCGAACATGCAGTTGTCGACGTCCCAAGCGAATATGCCGGCAAGGTCATCGAGATCTTCGGCAGCCGCGGCGGCGAGATGACGGACATGGTGCAGCACGATGCCCGCGTGCACCTGGAGTTCAAGATCGCCACGCGTGGCGTGATGGGTCTACGGACCCGCATCCTCAATGCAACGCGAGGCGAGGCCACGCTCTTCCACCACTTCCGCGAGTACGGGCCGTTTCGTGGCGAGATCGGCGGGCGCATCAACGGCTCGATGATCGCGATGTCGACCGAGAAGTCCGTTGCCTACGGCCTCGACGCTCTGCAGACGCGCGGCAAGATGTTCGTGGGTCCGGGGGTCATGTGCTACGAAGGCATGATCGTCGGCGAGCATGCCAAGGACAGCGACCTCGTCGTCAACGTCGCCAAGGCGAAGCAGCTCACGAACATGCGCGCTGCTGCGGCTGACAAGGGGATCCAGCTCGCGCCCCCGATAACCTTCACGCTCGAAGAAGCGCTCGAGTACATCGAGGACGACGAGCTGGTCGAGGTCACACCCAAGTCGATCCGGCTCCGCAAGCGGCAGCTGAACGAGAAGGACCGCAAGAAGACCCGCAACGCCTAG
- a CDS encoding immune inhibitor A produces MKRIASAALVATVLCALVAFPGASASGAANRTTDNIPYDISAQLKHFDPPSQEPTIADLAALDIPADILAEHGDPDLVLELFDWSADHAGPHSVPFWKESSGTTHSDVYVGWADLEAPATSSQQDQTITPDQIQYMADEFDARIWESDVFHFGNYMPRASGPGMDGSRAAIMVYNIRDDAYWTSYRFYVAGYFWGGLNDDLGINAVFVDSFNWADRTGSDSARPYLYEGTLAHEFEHLIHNDVDGNEDSFLDEGMADMAEQFLYGTQATGGHIGEYLYYHRDSLTDWDGELYDYGNAVLWQDYLWEHAGGGALGAPLAGRVAPGYEANMFDETDDKFADSGDAFIWNLIHNQTNGLASIGELVGGMPEVEQLHRDYTLANLLDGKVGQSQWNYRNLALGGADSDYYTIDDGIAFYQSNVNGNMPPTRKNVRRRTGVESWGAYYRTFGGAEPGVTMAFTGSATDGVTPHSAPSEWYAGLGNNLQRGLSREFTDVAPGSQLSFWTWYDIEQDWDYGYIEGSADGTNWAKLAQISALPAGGATNIYGSSAWDGPGGLTGNSGGWQQATFDLGGLSGDVFVRFRYATDEAVNGLGWYVDDVSAGGESDAVTDATRPLWTDGGWMFTNGMQDNDWTCDAYVPYVKAKWPWFTLTPVVPSAGVGVTGSIWIPTQYLKNNKIYGIVSNRPSGSFESVGRLTVQKSK; encoded by the coding sequence ATGAAGCGCATCGCGAGTGCCGCGCTTGTCGCGACGGTTCTGTGCGCGCTCGTCGCATTTCCGGGCGCATCGGCGTCCGGCGCGGCGAACCGCACGACGGACAACATCCCGTACGATATCTCGGCGCAACTCAAACACTTCGACCCGCCGTCGCAGGAGCCGACGATTGCCGACCTGGCTGCGCTCGACATCCCAGCGGATATCCTTGCCGAACACGGCGACCCTGATCTTGTTCTTGAGCTGTTTGACTGGTCCGCGGATCACGCAGGTCCCCACAGTGTGCCGTTCTGGAAAGAATCGTCTGGCACGACGCATTCGGACGTGTACGTCGGGTGGGCCGATCTTGAGGCCCCCGCGACCTCGAGCCAGCAGGACCAGACGATCACACCGGATCAGATCCAGTACATGGCAGACGAGTTCGATGCTCGAATCTGGGAGTCGGACGTCTTTCACTTCGGCAACTACATGCCACGGGCTTCCGGGCCGGGCATGGACGGCTCGCGGGCCGCGATCATGGTCTACAACATCCGCGATGACGCGTATTGGACGAGCTACCGGTTCTACGTCGCCGGCTACTTCTGGGGCGGGCTCAACGATGATCTGGGCATCAACGCGGTGTTCGTGGACAGCTTCAACTGGGCGGACCGAACCGGTTCGGACTCAGCGCGGCCCTATCTATATGAAGGGACGCTCGCGCACGAGTTCGAGCACTTGATCCACAACGATGTGGACGGAAACGAAGACTCGTTCCTCGATGAGGGCATGGCAGACATGGCCGAGCAGTTCCTCTACGGGACCCAGGCCACAGGCGGACACATCGGCGAGTATCTCTACTACCACAGGGACTCCCTCACGGACTGGGACGGGGAGCTCTACGACTACGGGAATGCGGTCTTGTGGCAGGACTACCTCTGGGAGCACGCCGGCGGTGGGGCGCTCGGTGCGCCGCTCGCGGGTCGCGTCGCTCCCGGCTACGAGGCCAACATGTTCGACGAGACCGACGACAAGTTCGCCGACTCCGGCGACGCGTTCATCTGGAATCTCATCCACAACCAGACCAACGGGCTGGCGAGCATCGGCGAGCTCGTGGGCGGAATGCCCGAGGTGGAGCAGCTTCATCGCGACTACACGCTCGCGAACCTGCTGGACGGGAAAGTCGGCCAGTCGCAGTGGAACTACCGCAACCTGGCGCTAGGGGGAGCGGACTCGGACTACTACACGATCGATGACGGGATCGCGTTCTACCAGTCCAACGTCAACGGCAACATGCCGCCGACTCGCAAGAATGTGCGTCGCCGGACAGGCGTTGAGTCCTGGGGTGCGTACTACCGCACCTTCGGTGGCGCAGAGCCGGGTGTCACAATGGCGTTCACGGGCAGCGCCACAGACGGAGTCACTCCGCATTCCGCGCCTTCCGAGTGGTATGCGGGGCTTGGGAACAACCTGCAGAGGGGTCTCTCTCGCGAGTTCACCGATGTCGCCCCGGGTTCACAGCTCTCCTTCTGGACGTGGTACGACATCGAACAGGATTGGGACTACGGCTACATCGAGGGGTCTGCTGACGGCACGAACTGGGCCAAGCTCGCGCAGATCAGCGCGCTTCCGGCGGGCGGAGCCACGAACATCTACGGTTCCTCGGCCTGGGACGGTCCGGGAGGACTGACCGGCAACTCGGGAGGGTGGCAGCAAGCGACGTTCGACCTCGGTGGACTTTCCGGCGACGTCTTCGTGCGCTTCCGCTACGCGACCGACGAGGCCGTCAACGGACTCGGCTGGTACGTCGATGACGTGAGCGCGGGCGGCGAGTCGGACGCGGTCACCGATGCAACGCGGCCGCTTTGGACCGATGGCGGCTGGATGTTCACGAACGGGATGCAGGACAACGACTGGACGTGTGACGCTTATGTCCCCTACGTGAAGGCGAAGTGGCCGTGGTTCACGCTTACTCCGGTCGTCCCGTCGGCGGGAGTCGGTGTGACTGGAAGTATCTGGATACCCACGCAGTACCTCAAGAACAACAAGATCTACGGAATCGTCTCGAACCGCCCCAGCGGGTCCTTCGAGTCCGTGGGGCGTCTGACAGTGCAGAAGAGCAAGTAG